In the Arachis stenosperma cultivar V10309 chromosome 8, arast.V10309.gnm1.PFL2, whole genome shotgun sequence genome, TTCTAtctaatattataaaaaaaatacattggTCACTTTAAATTATTATCGGTCAACTTCCATCTACAGTAGTAGAATGCCTAAATTGAAATATATTCATCAAgcaaacaatcaataaaacCCTCACTTGTACTTTCTCATTTTGagtatatttatacataaaagaaattatacataaagaaaaaaaaagaaaaaaaaagaagagttgAAATAGTAAGAGCGATATCACGATTCTTATAATTTTGTGTGACCATCTATATATAGTAGACCAGACAACTATgattatctaacaaaattaatttgtatttattgcaCTCAACTTGAATAAGTAAGaaattatctaattttaatttagtccTTATTTCACATGATTTGAATTTAGTTCAATATataaatttgatttgattattatttaaaaatatctctgttgcctattttattcatagatttattattttaatgactaataaattaatcaaattaattaattagttcacataaaaaaataaattaaaaaatactaacagaatattaaaataaataaattagaaaatactaccaaatcaaattgatataaattataataaattatatgatatttaaatatctaatcaaattaattagttgatatagttAGTTTATTGTAATAACTTGTATTTAAtaagttaaaagaaataaatcaagAAACACTTTTAGAGACATGCCACTGTAAACTTTATTGCAGAaattcgatttttatataatagaatagatttTAATATATTAGGTAGATATAAGAAATTCTGTGGCTCCCTCACATCTCTCAAAAGTCAAAACACGCTCACACAGTCACACACTCTTACAGGCGAGATCGCATCTCCGTGTCCCTATCGTTGCCGCCTCCAGTCGGTCTTCTACACTCGTCGCGCCTCCAGCAGCCTCGTCTCTGCCAGAACGCCACAGCCTCGTTGCCACTGGTCTGCTACACTGCTCTGCCAACTGCTCCTTCACGCCGCCGAGCTCGTTGTCGCCGCCGACTGCTCCTTCTCACCGCTGCTACTCAGCTCCTCTCCTGCCACAGCGTTGCCGCCGCCTCCACATCCTCCATTGcatgtaattaaattttatgtattaGGGTTTTTAAATTAGGGATTAATTTGCTCAATAATTTGCTTGCGAGaacattattatataattataatgatgAGAAGACACAGATATAGTTTCGCCTGCACATTATATTTAGTTTAAATAGAACTGATTAGGATTAGACAAAggaatatattatattaaaagtCTAATTGACTAAACACAAGTGCATGAGGTTGATACTTGATTTTCTATATTATGTGAAATTTCtaatgttttattattattgttttctgctGCATGTTCACGATCTCTGATCTTCACAAATCAACGAATCATAGAGAGAAGATTTGCATGATGTTAAAAACttgtatattaattaaaaatttaactttttgAACACTTAGTTGTTTGTATCTGCAGTTGGTTTTGACACTTTAtgcttgttcttttgtaattcaTCTATATGTTGACTTGTTCTGTTTATTTAAATTGTTCATGACATGAAATACTTGTGACTGGTTTTAATAGTTTTTAGCTGACCATGTTAGCAGATTTAGTTTAGAAGGTTGTACTGATATTTGTACAAATTTGTGTATTTTGTAATAGCAAAGTTCAGTATGCTGATAGAAATTTGTTTAATATACCTTAAATGATTAGGAACTGCCGCCACCTAGGGTGGAAAGCCTTGGAGTAGATTTATTTATGTCTTGTTAATTGTGAATCTTTAGAAtcaactttctttttctttgtcctTTGAACAGTTGCATAATGCAGTCAAACATGGTGTTGTCTTCAATGGAAGTTGAAGCTGCCCCTGAGGCAAAACCATTGCCTCCAAAGCCTAAGTTCGAGCCTTTGAAGCCTCATGAGATGTCCGATGGTCAGTTTCAGTTTCGGAAGGTATCTGTTCCACAACATCGCTACAATCCTCTCAAGAAAGCATGGATGGACATCTATACTCCCATATACGAGCAGATGAAAATCGACATCCGCATGAATTTGAAGGCTCGGAAGGTTGAACTGAAGACGAGGCCAGATACACCCGATATTAGTAACCTGCAAAAATGTGCTGATTTTGTCCATGCTTTCATGATGGGATTCGATGTCGTAGATGCCATTGCTCTACTCCGTCTGGATGAGCTCTATGTTGAGTCCTTCGAAATCAAGGATGTTAAGACACTTCGAGGTGATCACTTGTCTCGCGCTGTTGGAAGATTATCTGGTAAAGGCGGTAAAACTAAGTTTGCAATCGAAAATGCAACCAAGACGAGGATTGTGATTGCTGACACTAAAATACACATTTTGGGGTCATTTGCCAACATCAAAATTGCGAGAGATTCTCTTTGTAGCCTTATCATGGGATCACCCGCGGGTAAGGTATATTCGAAACTAAGAGCAGTTACAGCTAGACTGGCAGAAAGGTTTTGATCTTCCTAATCATGAtctggattttttttttctaattctatAGATTATGAGATGAAGTGTGATGAGGATGAGTTATTGTGTAAGTGGttagttcttcaattctttttGTTAATTCAACTATTTGTCAAAGTTCAAATCAGAATTATAAACAATGTAATGGAATAATTGTAAAGTTTTTGCTCTATGAACATTTATTATAAGAGTTTTGAATGACTATTCATGCAGTCAATGTAAAAGGCagttatttttactaatatgaTGTTATGTGATTGGATGTACGTGTAAAACGGTTTTATCCTGAAACATTTTTTGTGTGCCTTGGTAGAAGAGAGTTAGGTGAGTTTGGttcaagaaaatattttaaatttttattcattttttttttctgaaaatagtttctattttcaaattttcaaaaatatgtttgctttgattcattgttttttattttcaaaaaatgaaaatattgaAACCGTTTTtggttttctttaattttttaataaataaaaaaattgaaacaaaaatttCATCGGCCTCATCTCACTTCTCATTGATAGCAACTTTCACCCTATTTTTTTCTCAAGCATTACTGCATTAGAATCCCAACAAGCATATCACTTCCAGAAAATAAGTATCAGTCCCTCATCAAGACATTTAAGTATTACTTTCTGGTCATAATTCTAGCATAAACCCTACCATCATCTTTAGCAGCCTTCAATATCAACTATCAATTGCTTATTAACTCATACCTAACAAAACCCAAACAATAATAGTTATTTGATAACAAAATGCACACTTCACAAAAAAATCTAACAATTAACAAAACATCaagaaattttaaaacaatGGGCAAAGGGAGACAAATCAACACAGAAATTCCGGAAATTTTAGGGAAAAAATGGGCAAAGAGGTTCAAGACAATGAACAATGGAGCAGGTCAAGGAAAAAAAGGGGACAAATCATCCACAATGAGACAAAGTAGAAATTGGTTGGTGGAGCAGGTCTTCAATGGAAAATGGCGATGAAAAGAGTACAAAGAGGCAGCGGAGGCAGAGACAGACGCATTCGACGACGacagagaaaagagaaagagaggcGGCAGATGATGGAGGTGAAGTCGTCGGAGAAAGCCGGGAAGCAACGAAGAAAGGGAGAGAATAAAGCCGGGAAGCAACGAAGAAAGGGAGAGAATATTGTCATGTGGccaataacatatataatattaaaaaattatgcaaaaatttatataatgtAAGATGAATTACAAAAACTATACCGatagagaatatattttaaagtaaaaaaatacgTGTATTTTTTACTAATGAAGTGGTCGATTCTTCGTATCATAAAATTCATTGATAATAGAATTTGtgtcaatttttttaacaattttcttttcaatataattaaaagataattagcaaaaaattcatctttcattttgtttatgagttatttttcacaatattcataACTGAAAAAAATCTCTTAATTATAGTAGTTAAAACAGAAAGAATTAAATACCAAATAAATCAACGAGGAGGAAAAAAGGGGAGAGGAGAGGAAGATGGAAAGGAACTgcaactgaaaaaaaaaatgctatATAATATTACAAAACTGTTAACGTGTTTTCATTGT is a window encoding:
- the LOC130944035 gene encoding uncharacterized protein LOC130944035, whose amino-acid sequence is MQSNMVLSSMEVEAAPEAKPLPPKPKFEPLKPHEMSDGQFQFRKVSVPQHRYNPLKKAWMDIYTPIYEQMKIDIRMNLKARKVELKTRPDTPDISNLQKCADFVHAFMMGFDVVDAIALLRLDELYVESFEIKDVKTLRGDHLSRAVGRLSGKGGKTKFAIENATKTRIVIADTKIHILGSFANIKIARDSLCSLIMGSPAGKVYSKLRAVTARLAERF